The genomic interval TTATATTGATTGTGATTAATACCGGTAAAACAGTGATTAATCCTGTTGCGAATAGACTTTTTATTCTTTTCATCCTTCTTCCTCACTTATCTCTATAAGAATTTTAACTACCCTCATCTTATCTATTTCCAAAACTTTCATTTTAAGACCTTCTAACTCAACGACATCTTCAACCTCTGCTACCCGGCCCAGGATATCTAAGACATATCCACCAAGACTCTCATAATCTTCCGATTCAGGGATATTTAACCCCAATTCTTTATTTAAATCTTCAATATTTATCCGTGCATCAACTTTATATTTTGATTCACTTATTTTTTCAATTTCATCCTCTTCGTGAAGGTCATATTCATCTTTTATCTCACCGATTATTTCCTCAATGAGATCTTCAATAGTGGCTAACCCTACAGTTCCTCCATATTCGTCCAGGACAATGGCCATGTGAACATACTTACTTTTAAATTCACCTAAGATCTCCACTATAGACTTTGTATCAGGTACGAAATATGCCTCCCTCAATATACTTTTTAGAGGGATATCTGTAGTTCCTTTTTTAGCTAGTATCAGAAGGTCTTTAACATAGAGGATTCCTAATATTTCATCTAAATCTTCCCCGTATACAGGTATTCTGGAGTAACCGCTCTGTATAATCTCATCCCAAACCTCGTCTATTGTAGATTCGCCATCTAACATAAAAATAGAGGTTCTAGGAGTCATGACCTCCTTTGCAGCGGTGTCACCAAACTCTATAATAGAGTGGATCATCTCCCTTTCCTCTTCTTCTATTACCCCCTCAGCTTTGCCTACATTAATATAGGATTTGATCTCTTCCTCTGTTATCATGAGATTTTCATGTCTGATATCTACCCCCATCATCCTGCTGATGACCTTTGTGACAAATATCAATAACTTTATGATAGGTAATGTAACGATACTCAGGAGATAGATTGGTCCTATAACAATTCCTGATATCTTTTTCGAGTATGTTTTGGCAACTATTTTAGGAGTTATCTCCCCAAATATCAAGACTACAATTGTCATAGATACAGTAGCTATGGCTATTGCGTCCCCAGATTTAGATCCCATTATTTGTAAAGTCACTACGGTTGCTATAGATGAAGCTAAGATATTTACAATATTATTTCCTAAAAGTATTGCTGTTAAGATCTCATTAGGTTTGGTTAACCATTTTTTTAACAATTTTGATTTTCTAGGATTAGTCCTTTCAATTTCTTCCAGATCGGTACTTTTAAATGCAGTAAGAGCTGTTTCAGAAGCTGAAAATAATCCCGATAAAATAATTAATACCACCAATAAAATAAGTTGACTATAAATTTCCAACGTTTTTTTTACACCATCCTCTTTTTTTTAATTTAAAACATTTATTAACTGAACTTTCGCGATGGTGCACGCATTAAAAACCGTAGAGTTTGCCGCCAGAGGCGGGCAAACAGCCGTAATTTTTCTTTAAAATCATCAAAATAATTTATTTTAAATAGAATTTTAAGGAAAATAAGAATTACATCTTAATATTATTATAGGCTTTGTAAGCGCGAAGCATCATTTATTAATTAAAGCATTTATTGATTAAATCAGTTTTCGTTATAATCCCCTCTATAGAATCCTCCTCTACCACAATGGCATAATTATATTTTTGTTCTACTATTTGAGTGATTACAACGGCTAGATCATCAGATTCTTTTACAACTAAATAATCTGTAGACATGATGTCATTTGCAGTATACCCTGATAATTTTTTCAATTTTTTCTTAAATTCTTTATTTTGTGGAAGTGTTATAAGCAGATCCCAAAATGCAACTACTGGAGGGAGCGGGGCAGTTTCTTGTCTTACCAAAATATCATCCCTTGTAACAACTCCTACCAACTGTCCATTATCGATCACAGGAAGTTTACCCACACCTTTTTCTGTCATTATCTTTAAGATATTATCAAAGGTCAAGTTGGCCTCTATTGTTATTAAATCTGTATTCATTACATCACTCACTTGTTTCATAATAAATCACCCCTATTTATTTTAAATAATTTTATCATAAATATACATTTATCTCAAATTTTAGAAGAGTAAAAACATTTTTTTACCTCTCTATTTACCTAGGATCTCTGCCTTTTCAAAAAAATTAATTATCTCCCTTTTAGCACTTACTATAGAATCAGAAGTATGTACAACATTCTGAGTCAGGTCATAAGCATAATCACCTCTTATTGTACCACATCCTGCCTCTTTTGGATTAGTTTTTCCTGCAAAATTACGGATAATTTCTACAATCCCTTCTCCTTCTAAAACCATCGCTACAACAGGTCCAGAGG from Psychrilyobacter piezotolerans carries:
- a CDS encoding hemolysin family protein — translated: MEIYSQLILLVVLIILSGLFSASETALTAFKSTDLEEIERTNPRKSKLLKKWLTKPNEILTAILLGNNIVNILASSIATVVTLQIMGSKSGDAIAIATVSMTIVVLIFGEITPKIVAKTYSKKISGIVIGPIYLLSIVTLPIIKLLIFVTKVISRMMGVDIRHENLMITEEEIKSYINVGKAEGVIEEEEREMIHSIIEFGDTAAKEVMTPRTSIFMLDGESTIDEVWDEIIQSGYSRIPVYGEDLDEILGILYVKDLLILAKKGTTDIPLKSILREAYFVPDTKSIVEILGEFKSKYVHMAIVLDEYGGTVGLATIEDLIEEIIGEIKDEYDLHEEDEIEKISESKYKVDARINIEDLNKELGLNIPESEDYESLGGYVLDILGRVAEVEDVVELEGLKMKVLEIDKMRVVKILIEISEEEG
- a CDS encoding CBS domain-containing protein, producing MKQVSDVMNTDLITIEANLTFDNILKIMTEKGVGKLPVIDNGQLVGVVTRDDILVRQETAPLPPVVAFWDLLITLPQNKEFKKKLKKLSGYTANDIMSTDYLVVKESDDLAVVITQIVEQKYNYAIVVEEDSIEGIITKTDLINKCFN
- the ndk gene encoding nucleoside-diphosphate kinase, which produces MPEQTFLMIKPDGVKRRLVGDILIKLEKKGLKIVAMKMLQITRELAEIHYQEHRGKGFYEELIKFITSGPVVAMVLEGEGIVEIIRNFAGKTNPKEAGCGTIRGDYAYDLTQNVVHTSDSIVSAKREIINFFEKAEILGK